The following are encoded together in the Tripterygium wilfordii isolate XIE 37 chromosome 3, ASM1340144v1, whole genome shotgun sequence genome:
- the LOC119985977 gene encoding uncharacterized protein LOC119985977: protein MDFLKSVRNCAGRVKEEVCSVLEDFKEAENQSNETHENVSSVLSTTSVKSSSNHCALVSFTATQHSQEASDCYPEDTVVIHLRNDVKECDRTYSSQRSSMEESLCDGKECSSLSTLSMSGSTLLAPPKVKVEALDKKDMHGLEKDALSKISLNIQPVKIEPVISDQHKDLCTQPQTIWDKSRIMMMLQPVKSELDMPDQLCGDKVDHMRLRDRMKLLASGEHLESNISDHYEGTRNVVPSALEYNSVVPEAAKPIRISRSRKRMKTATDSVEAALKEDAPGLLQVLIDKGVSVDEIKLYGEMESDETLDESLNQDSLTDLEAVISKLFLQRNSLLKFAAIQCTKGEKPSYCLDCRFSLVEQSRYLRFRNWPAEWAWCRDLQSFIFVFERHNRLVLERPEYGFATYFFELVDSLSVDWQIKRLVIAMKLTSCGRINLIENKALMVGEDLSEGEAQVLVKYGWMPNTGLGTMLNYCDRVFHDRKNEKDSSEWRSKIGKLLMDGYNGGSIVSASTPKNVVGYDGF from the exons ATGGACTTTCTGAAGAGTGTTCGAAATTGTGCTGGGAGAGtcaaagaagaagtttgttcgGTTCTTGAGGACTTCAAAGAAGCTGAAAACCAATCAAATGAGACTCATGAAAATGTTTCTTCTGTTCTTTCCACAACTTCAGTCAAAAGTTCAAGCAATCACTGTGCATTGGTATCTTTCACTGCTACCCAACATTCACAGGAAGCATCTGATTGTTACCCAGAGGATACTGTAGTGATACATTTGAGAAATGATGTGAAAGAATGTGATAGGACATACTCATCTCAGAGATCAT CCATGGAAGAAAGTTTATGTGATGGGAAGGAATGTTCGTCTTTGAGTACGTTAAGTATGTCTGGCTCAACTTTACTGGCACCTCCTAAAGTTAAGGTTGAGGCGTTGGACAAGAAGGATATGCACGGACTTGAAAAGGATGCCCTGTCTAAAATTTCCCTCAACATACAACCCGTGAAAATTGAACCAGTTATCTCTGATCAACATAAGGATTTATGTACCCAACCCCAAACAATTTGGGACAAGTCTCGGATAATGATGATGTTACAGCCAGTGAAAAGTGAACTTGATATGCCTGATCAACTTTGTGGAGACAAGGTGGACCACATGCGACTGAGAGATCGAATGAAATTGCTGGCGTCAGGAGAGCATTTAGAATCAAATATCTCGGATCATTACGAAGGCACGAGGAATGTTGTACCTTCTGCCCTTGAGTATAACTCCGTAGTTCCAGAAGCAGCAAAACCAATAAGGATTAGCCGTTCACGTAAAAGGATGAAAACTGCCAC TGATTCAGTAGAAGCTGCACTGAAGGAAGATGCTCCTGGGCTCTTGCAG GTGTTGATTGATAAAGGAGTGTCAGTTGATGAGATAAAACTTTATGGAGAGATGGAGAGTGATGAGACCCTTGATGAATCCCTCAACCAAGATAGCTTAACAGATCTTGAAGCTGTGATATCAAAG CTTTTTTTACAGCGCAACTCGTTATTAAAGTTTGCTGCTATACagtgcacgaaaggtgaaaaacctAGTTATTGCCTGGATTGTCGATTCTCACTTGTGGAACAG TCACGATATCTGAGGTTTCGCAACTGGCCTGCTGAATGGGCTTGGTGCCGAGATCTCCAGtcatttatatttgtctttgaaAGGCATAACAG ATTGGTACTGGAACGTCCTGAGTATGGCTTTGCTACATATTTCTTTGAGCTAGTAGATTCCTTATCCGTTGACTGGCAGATAAAGCGTTTGGTCATTGCCATGAAGCTTACTAGTTGTGGCAGGATCAACCTAATTGAAAATAAAGCATTAATG gttggagaagacttgAGTGAAGGTGAGGCACAAGTACTGGTGAAATATGGTTGGATGCCGAATACTGGCTTAGGAACAATGCTAAACTATTGCGACAGAGTTTTTCATGACAGGAAGAACGAGAAGGATAGCTCAGAGTGGAGATCAAAAATTGGGAAGCTTTTGATGGACGGATATAATGGAGGAAGTATAGTTTCAGCCAGTACCCCGAAGAATGTCGTAGGCTACGATGGTTTTTGA
- the LOC119995029 gene encoding transcription factor MYB20-like, whose amino-acid sequence MGRQPCCDKVGLKKGPWTAEEDKKLINFILINGQCCWRAVPKLAGLLRCGKSCRLRWTNYLRPDLKRGLLSESEEQIVIDLHSQLGNRWSKIASNLPGRTDNEIKNHWNTHIKKKLRKLGIDPLTHKPLSTIEESHQERQLQPQQEQQEQENSKEVAETSLESTINEVMREEEKSTLMFDPMEAMINSFSTDEVPLIEPDEILVPSSSSSSSSSSSSGSNNINNILEEFQLPDFEWQLGLWDNDDFTSWDLDPPRMVLDQDYSWTTM is encoded by the exons atgggGAGGCAGCCATGTTGTGACAAGGTTGGATTGAAGAAGGGTCCATGGACAGCAGAGGAAGACAAGAAACTCATCAATTTCATCCTCATTAATGGCCAATGCTGCTGGAGAGCTGTTCCTAAGCTTGCAG GATTGTTGAGGTGTGGGAAGAGTTGCAGGCTAAGATGGACAAATTACTTAAGGCCAGACTTGAAGAGGGGACTTTTATCAGAATCTGAAGAGCAAATTGTCATTGATCTTCATTCTCAGCTTGGCAACAg atgGTCAAAAATTGCTTCAAATCTACCTGGAAGGACTGATAACGAGATAAAGAATCATTGGAACACACATATAAAGAAAAAACTGAGAAAATTGGGCATTGATCCTCTGACCCACAAGCCACTCTCCACCATTGAAGAATCACATCAGGAACGGCAATTACAGCCACAGCAAGAACAGCAGGAGCAGGAAAATAGTAAGGAAGTTGCAGAGACATCATTAGAATCAACAATCAATGAAGTcatgagagaggaagagaagagcaCATTGATGTTTGACCCAATGGAAGCCATGATCAATAGTTTCAGCACAGATGAAGTTCCATTGATTGAGCCTGATGAGATACTGgttccatcatcatcatcttcttcttcttcttcatcttcttctggtTCAAATAACATCAACAACATACTTGAAGAATTCCAGCTGCCAGATTTTGAGTGGCAATTGGGTTTGTGGGACAATGATGACTTCACCAGTTGGGATTTGGATCCTCCAAGAATGGTTTTGGATCAAGATTACTCTTGGACTACAATGTaa